In Lactobacillus sp. PV012, one genomic interval encodes:
- a CDS encoding hydrophobe/amphiphile efflux-3 (HAE3) family transporter has protein sequence MNRIFSKWAKNIFKHSKLYIGIIGALTVIFGIGLSRIQMKMGNDVFVSPKSAIYKNTQTYQKNFGGDAAYVMLSGKQKRIISHNTMQKVATFSKNASKIKNVKSTTSVVSLLNDLIQKSDFSTMMSQSDSASNEKLQKDLFANLSDKQKNELQKNLQSSLSKAQLAKVQAYTQSLLTTPQQAKIGELVQAGTNQNQALQETLTAKQNQQLQAYTLSLLTSKQKNIIVAKVVKMLPSVEKMSTPLLRDIMLDNNGKVRKEFDQLLPKNGKNLLIMVNTTDKTSDMSTNVQLRQDLKKALKNTHFNLAYEVNLAGQPIIMGEIKTSVMSTMVKMVIIAVILMIAVLTILFAVRRRLFSLFFVLIGMIWTFGIMGWLNIPITLATMATLPIIIGLGTDFGVQFHNRYEEEFRKEQISDQASQTSAKNIGPAVGTAVIMMALSFLTMLLSKAPMMQQFGITLAIGVVCVYLVGFILIFAVLPLLDTKTKVKKVKTERPNKIGQLLGRYANFIMNHAGVTLIIGVIIAIFGFAVEGKITTETNMTKLIPENLPSLVQTKKLQKKVGSTTYLTYLAKADNIKDKNTLKEIQSIGNKVKKDNKDVESVQSISTAYTQFGGKYTTSQENINRIINNLPASMKDTFISPNNHYAAIQFKIKNNLSSDEQSKLMNRINKEINGQHKYVNISAAGATMMQLVGIKNMTSNHYLIIGAGLAIIFIVLLVVYRNWKVALYPLVPIIIVLGASPLTLWARGGQYNPVTVTLSSLILGVGIEFTILILERYQEEIKTHDTKEAIITAISSVGAAITVSGLTVIVGFSAIIFADFPALSAFGASTVTDTAYSLIAALTFMPAIIYLFGKSKSKQ, from the coding sequence ATGAATAGAATATTCAGTAAATGGGCAAAAAATATCTTTAAACATTCCAAGTTATATATTGGTATTATTGGAGCCTTAACAGTTATTTTTGGGATTGGATTAAGTAGAATTCAAATGAAAATGGGAAATGATGTTTTTGTTAGCCCTAAGTCAGCTATTTACAAAAATACTCAGACCTATCAGAAAAACTTTGGTGGGGATGCTGCCTATGTAATGTTAAGCGGTAAGCAAAAGAGAATTATTTCTCATAATACTATGCAAAAGGTAGCTACTTTTAGTAAAAATGCTAGTAAAATCAAAAATGTGAAATCCACTACTAGTGTTGTTAGCTTACTAAATGACTTAATTCAGAAATCTGATTTTTCTACTATGATGTCACAAAGTGATTCAGCTAGTAATGAAAAGCTTCAAAAAGACTTATTTGCAAATTTAAGTGATAAGCAGAAAAATGAGTTACAAAAAAATTTACAATCATCTTTGTCGAAAGCGCAACTTGCTAAAGTTCAAGCTTATACTCAGAGTCTTTTAACAACTCCACAGCAAGCTAAAATAGGTGAGCTTGTTCAAGCAGGAACTAATCAAAATCAGGCGTTGCAAGAAACTTTAACTGCTAAGCAAAATCAACAATTGCAAGCATATACGTTATCCTTATTAACTTCAAAACAAAAAAATATTATTGTGGCTAAAGTAGTTAAAATGCTACCTAGCGTGGAAAAAATGTCTACACCATTATTACGAGACATTATGCTAGATAATAATGGGAAAGTGCGTAAGGAGTTTGACCAATTATTACCTAAAAATGGTAAAAACCTTTTAATAATGGTTAACACCACTGATAAAACCAGTGATATGTCGACTAATGTACAACTTAGACAAGATCTTAAAAAGGCTCTCAAAAACACTCACTTTAATTTGGCTTATGAAGTAAATCTTGCTGGTCAACCAATCATTATGGGTGAAATTAAAACCAGTGTAATGTCAACAATGGTTAAAATGGTTATAATTGCTGTTATCTTGATGATTGCGGTTCTTACTATTTTATTTGCAGTCCGCCGTCGATTATTTTCTCTTTTCTTTGTGTTAATTGGAATGATTTGGACGTTTGGAATCATGGGATGGCTTAATATTCCAATTACTTTAGCCACTATGGCTACACTCCCAATTATTATTGGTTTAGGAACTGATTTCGGGGTGCAGTTCCATAATCGTTATGAAGAAGAGTTTCGAAAAGAACAAATTTCTGACCAAGCATCACAAACATCTGCTAAAAATATTGGGCCTGCGGTCGGTACAGCTGTAATTATGATGGCTTTAAGCTTTTTGACGATGTTGTTATCTAAAGCACCAATGATGCAGCAATTTGGGATTACTTTAGCTATTGGGGTAGTGTGTGTTTACTTAGTAGGATTTATTCTTATCTTTGCTGTCTTACCTCTTTTAGATACTAAGACAAAAGTTAAAAAGGTTAAAACTGAAAGACCTAATAAAATTGGTCAATTACTAGGTCGTTATGCCAATTTTATTATGAATCATGCTGGAGTTACATTAATTATTGGAGTCATCATTGCAATTTTCGGGTTTGCAGTTGAAGGAAAGATAACTACAGAAACCAATATGACTAAGTTGATTCCTGAAAATCTTCCCTCTTTAGTTCAAACGAAAAAGCTTCAAAAGAAAGTCGGATCAACTACATACCTAACTTATTTAGCTAAAGCTGATAATATTAAGGATAAAAACACTCTTAAGGAAATTCAAAGTATTGGAAATAAAGTAAAGAAAGACAATAAAGATGTTGAAAGTGTTCAAAGCATTTCAACAGCTTATACACAATTTGGAGGAAAATATACTACTTCTCAGGAAAACATTAATAGAATCATTAATAATTTACCTGCTTCAATGAAGGATACTTTTATTAGTCCAAACAATCATTATGCAGCAATTCAGTTTAAGATTAAAAATAATCTTTCTTCTGATGAGCAGTCGAAATTAATGAATCGAATTAATAAAGAAATTAATGGCCAGCATAAATATGTTAATATCTCAGCAGCTGGAGCTACTATGATGCAATTAGTTGGAATTAAGAATATGACTTCGAATCATTATCTAATTATCGGAGCAGGTTTAGCAATTATCTTTATAGTTTTACTTGTGGTATATAGAAACTGGAAAGTTGCACTTTACCCACTTGTTCCAATCATTATCGTTCTTGGGGCTTCACCTTTAACTTTATGGGCAAGAGGAGGACAATATAATCCAGTAACTGTAACGTTAAGTTCATTAATTTTAGGTGTTGGAATTGAATTCACGATTTTGATTTTAGAGCGCTACCAAGAGGAAATTAAAACACATGATACCAAGGAAGCTATCATAACAGCAATTTCTTCAGTGGGAGCAGCAATTACGGTATCTGGATTAACAGTAATCGTTGGATTTTCAGCAATAATTTTTGCAGATTTTCCTGCTTTAAGTGCCTTTGGGGCAAGCACAGTAACAGATACAGCCTATTCTTTAATTGCAGCTCTTACTTTCATGCCAGCAA
- a CDS encoding glycoside hydrolase family 13 protein produces the protein MELAGIYHRPESEMAFLYAPKKMRIRLRTSKDDIKNVELIHGDPYSLRSLAGIEPPFYQSTSRMKKILSDELYDYWQIEVTEPKKRLAYAFKVTDTAGSELVYTDRGFIKIDDKEQLDDMNTYFRMPFFQEIDMAKEPEWVRKTIWYQIFPERFANGDVTNDPQDTKKWDPNINPGRQDFYGGDLQGVLDHLDYLKELGINGIYFNPIFKAPSNHKYDTEDYYQIDPHFGDKKLFKELVKQAHKRGIRVMLDAVFNHIGDKSPQWQDVLKNGENSKYKDWFHINKFPATYTPTNNFEFALDATYDTFDYTPHMPKLNTANPEVQEYLLDIGEYWVKEFDIDAWRLDVANEIDHHFWREFHNKMIKLKPDFYILGEIWHTSQAWLNGDEFNGVMNYAYTTAILQHFIEKKLTTTELVEQLSTQLMKYRDQTNQMMFNVLDSHDTARIKTLAHNNMDLVRQIFTFTFLQSGTPSIYYGTEYGMTGENDPDSRKPMNWWPNEEEKDIFKFFQLLIEFRKKNWQLISEGEIKFTVLDNGLLKIERVLRNKKITGLFNTTSKEIKLMKKEKPIISQNYQGNALKRDGFVISKRKS, from the coding sequence ATGGAGTTAGCTGGAATTTATCATCGTCCAGAAAGTGAAATGGCATTTTTGTACGCACCTAAAAAGATGCGCATTAGATTAAGGACGAGTAAAGATGATATCAAAAATGTTGAATTAATTCATGGAGATCCTTATAGTTTGAGAAGTTTGGCAGGTATTGAGCCACCTTTTTATCAAAGTACTTCACGAATGAAAAAGATCTTAAGTGATGAGCTGTATGATTACTGGCAAATTGAAGTAACAGAACCTAAAAAGCGACTGGCCTATGCTTTTAAAGTTACAGATACTGCTGGTAGTGAGTTAGTTTATACCGATCGAGGATTTATCAAAATTGATGATAAAGAGCAACTTGATGATATGAATACTTATTTTAGAATGCCATTTTTTCAAGAAATAGATATGGCTAAGGAACCAGAATGGGTTCGTAAAACTATTTGGTACCAAATTTTTCCTGAACGATTTGCGAATGGGGATGTAACTAATGATCCTCAAGATACTAAAAAATGGGATCCAAATATTAATCCAGGGCGCCAGGATTTTTATGGAGGAGATTTACAAGGAGTTTTGGACCATCTTGATTATCTTAAAGAATTAGGGATAAATGGAATTTACTTTAATCCAATTTTTAAAGCTCCATCAAATCATAAATATGACACTGAAGATTATTATCAAATTGATCCCCATTTTGGAGATAAAAAGTTATTCAAAGAACTAGTCAAGCAAGCACATAAGCGAGGAATTCGGGTAATGCTTGATGCAGTTTTTAACCATATTGGTGACAAATCTCCGCAGTGGCAAGATGTGTTAAAAAATGGTGAAAATTCTAAATATAAAGATTGGTTTCATATTAATAAATTTCCGGCTACTTATACTCCAACTAATAATTTTGAGTTTGCTTTAGATGCGACTTATGATACGTTTGACTATACACCTCATATGCCAAAATTAAATACCGCTAATCCGGAAGTACAAGAGTACTTGTTAGATATTGGGGAATACTGGGTAAAAGAATTTGATATTGATGCCTGGCGATTAGATGTAGCTAATGAAATTGATCACCATTTTTGGAGAGAATTCCATAATAAAATGATTAAATTGAAACCTGATTTCTATATTTTAGGTGAAATTTGGCATACTTCACAAGCTTGGCTTAATGGGGATGAATTTAATGGCGTGATGAATTATGCGTATACCACAGCAATTTTGCAACATTTCATTGAAAAGAAATTAACTACTACTGAATTAGTAGAGCAGTTAAGCACTCAGTTAATGAAGTATCGTGATCAAACTAATCAAATGATGTTTAATGTTTTGGATTCACATGATACAGCACGTATTAAAACTTTGGCCCATAATAATATGGATCTTGTTAGACAAATATTTACTTTTACTTTTTTACAATCGGGAACACCATCGATTTACTATGGCACAGAATACGGGATGACAGGAGAAAATGATCCAGATAGTCGTAAGCCTATGAATTGGTGGCCTAACGAAGAAGAAAAGGATATTTTCAAATTTTTTCAATTATTAATTGAGTTTCGTAAGAAAAATTGGCAACTAATTTCTGAAGGAGAAATAAAGTTTACAGTACTAGATAATGGCTTATTAAAGATAGAAAGAGTACTTAGGAATAAAAAAATTACCGGGTTATTTAATACTACAAGTAAAGAGATTAAATTGATGAAAAAAGAGAAACCAATTATCAGTCAAAATTATCAAGGTAATGCGCTTAAAAGGGATGGATTTGTTATAAGTAAAAGAAAGAGCTAG
- a CDS encoding TetR/AcrR family transcriptional regulator has translation MVLTNRQKRTQLDLIRTMESLLNRKKFEDITINDICSNALITRGTFYRYFKDKYELTQAVLEYIGERDLKDNTEEIFFKNLEVFTQKNSRLIKNINPSNQNRLNFYNEFFKIIEQVIISYANQEEKSKKAFLKPALNNTTNQEKLIKFISGGIASLLITTSIADEKENLEFIMDLMKKLSK, from the coding sequence ATGGTATTAACTAATCGTCAAAAAAGAACACAATTAGATTTAATTAGGACAATGGAAAGTTTATTAAATCGAAAAAAATTTGAGGATATTACAATCAATGATATCTGTTCAAATGCCTTAATAACACGAGGAACGTTTTATCGCTATTTTAAAGATAAATATGAATTAACTCAAGCTGTACTAGAATATATTGGTGAAAGAGATCTAAAAGATAATACAGAAGAAATATTTTTTAAAAATCTAGAAGTATTTACACAAAAAAATAGTCGCCTGATTAAAAACATCAATCCCTCGAACCAGAATCGACTAAATTTTTATAATGAATTTTTTAAAATTATTGAACAAGTAATTATAAGTTATGCAAATCAAGAAGAAAAAAGTAAGAAAGCTTTCTTAAAACCTGCCTTGAATAATACTACTAATCAAGAAAAGTTAATTAAATTTATTTCGGGAGGAATAGCGTCTTTATTAATCACTACATCAATAGCTGATGAAAAAGAAAATCTTGAATTTATAATGGATTTGATGAAAAAATTATCCAAATAA